A single window of Pyrus communis chromosome 10, drPyrComm1.1, whole genome shotgun sequence DNA harbors:
- the LOC137748974 gene encoding UPF0481 protein At3g47200-like — protein MEEIKRWYLHSLLERKPTPRTSLECFVEAIGRIEQQCRDCYGEKLDIYSGKFVEMMVLDGCFIIELLRRYKGLVLWDHNDPLEYTSWMLKVLQNDLFLLENQLPWNVLERLFDLTKVNDDHSLLELALKFFESSVFNQTPQINEGVQTKHLLDAVRESLISLHQPQSTRTSYWETIPTVTELLQAGVEFKSKSREWNNMLDITFKNGVMEIPPIDIESNAESHFRNLIAYEQCDPDIAICNVTSYAVILDNLIKSSKDAEFLIQKRIITTILSKEDLACFFNGLYKDTIPSHFSYVELTENVKQFYNHRWNRWRTILSRDYFSNPWTIMSVFAALGIFLTFLQTLYTMLSYYLAKPPV, from the coding sequence ATGGAAGAAATCAAACGGTGGTACTTACATTCCCTACTTGAACGAAAACCAACTCCGAGGACCAGCTTGGAGTGCTTTGTCGAGGCCATAGGACGCATAGAACAACAATGTCGCGATTGCTATGGTGAAAAATTGGACATTTATAGTGGAAAATTTGTGGAAATGATGGTGCTTGATGGTTGCTTTATTATTGAACTCCTCCGCAGGTATAAAGGACTCGTACTCTGGGACCATAATGATCCCTTGGAGTATacctcttggatgctcaaggtACTTCAAAACGACTTGTTTCTACTCGAAAACCAGCTTCCTTGGAATGTTCTTGAACGTCTATTCGACCTCACCAAAGTAAATGATGACCATTCTCTACTTGAGCTTGCTCTTAAATTCTTTGAGTCGTCCGTATTCAACCAGACTCCACAGATCAATGAAGGAGTGCAAACTAAACATTTACTTGATGCCGTAAGAGAGTCTTTAATTTCCTTGCACCAGCCGCAATCGACAAGGACGAGTTATTGGGAAACTATACCAACTGTCACGGAACTTCTACAAGCTGGTGTCGAATTCAAGAGTAAAAGCAGGGAGTGGAACAACATGCTTGACATAACCTTCAAAAACGGAGTTATGGAAATTCCACCAATAGACATCGAATCCAATGCAGAGTCTCATTTCAGAAACCTCATCGCATATGAACAGTGTGATCCAGACATCGCGATTTGTAACGTTACCTCTTACGCCGTGATCTTGGATAACCTTATTAAGTCTAGCAAAGACGCGGAGTTTCTTATTCAGAAACGAATTATAACAACCATATTGAGCAAAGAGGACCTCGCCTGCTTCTTCAACGGCCTCTACAAGGACACCATTCCCAGCCATTTCTCTTATGTGGAGCTCACCGAGAATGTGAAGCAGTTTTATAACCATCGCTGGAACAGATGGCGAACAATTCTCAGCCGCGATTATTTCAGCAATCCATGGACAATCATGTCAGTTTTTGCTGCACTCGGGATATTTTTAACCTTCTTGCAAACCTTATATACCATGCTGTCTTACTATTTAGCTAAGCCTCCGGTTTAA
- the LOC137748458 gene encoding probable disease resistance protein At5g66890, whose product MEQGLKIQVEELFAEADLVKWFTMLHEAVKDVKDKNPMFREPLENLDSKLEELNPLIKSIENKYSTKKKKKEKSVAKLKDVLDQPKWEVGKMVKQIENGNELVRKCSKLSPWNVFHALQLVDLKKCLNRLLRILTEEGSRNALGKMVVSREHLRSVTTLADVTVGLDEPLRDLKNMFFKDNVSMLVLNGFGGYGKTTLAIKFCEDKEVKAVFKKNIFFVPVSKEPNLDVIQALRQRMAGRDDPLLLVLDDVWSNSEYLLKEFYDLNLRNCKILVTSRIQFRGFGTPYNLKALNDADSMTLLRHSASLGDISSVQDLLREVLEHCKGVPLAISVIGKSLCGKDTNFWRSRLADWFKGSIPDFDAELLLSLQSSIDALGDNEAIIRECFMDLASFPEGQRISAAAFIDMWAELYNLDEDSLSITILHELASRGLANLVITRNIEILDDYYIEHFVRQHDRLKDLAIYNAKLDPIEYRKSLIVVSGDNQPINASRLCISSGGLISLFRKCKYVQKSQPINARLLSISSDGKSSTQWKSVRLPQLEVLVLNFTTENNAVPEFVQKTHKLKALIVTNYGSLPTELSNFHLLKSLSNLKRIRLERISIHSITKNFVPLNSLKKISLYMCNIGQAFCNCSIKISDAWPCLKEMNIDYCDDLRELPTELCDLVHMEILSITNCHKLSGLPEEIGKLENLEVLRLRSCTDLERLPVSIERLTKLYRLDMYNCFSIKELPEGIDKMSSLRRINVGQCSRLDELPVSVWVLDVQLEKVICDEEKKHLWEPFIARDKIKVAKEQPNLNWLEMPPL is encoded by the exons ATGGAACAAGGCTTGAAGATTCAAGTTGAGGAGCTTTTTGCGGAGGCTGATCTAGTAAAATGGTTTACTATGCTACATGAGGCTGTTAAGGATGTCAAGGACAAGAATCCGATGTTTAGAGAGCCCCTCGAAAATCTCGATTCAAAGCTAGAAGAGTTAAATCCGCTGATCAAAAGCATAGAGAACAAGTATTcgaccaaaaagaagaaaaaagaaaaaagcgtAGCAAAGTTGAAGGACGTGTTGGATCAACCAAAATGGGAAGTGGGAAAAATGGTGAAACAAATAGAGAATGGAAACGAGCTCGTTCGCAAGTGCTCCAAGCTTAGCCCGTGGAACGTCTTCCACGCCTTGCAACTTGTTGATTTGAAAAAGTGTCTAAACAGGTTGTTGAGGATACTGACTGAGGAGGGATCAAGGAATGCGTTGGGGAAAATGGTTGTTTCGAGGGAGCACTTGCGATCAGTTACTACACTTGCAGATGTTACGGTTGGATTGGATGAGCCTTTGAGGGATTTGAAGAACATGTTTTTTAAGGACAACGTCTCAATGTTGGTGCTGAATGGTTTCGGAGGATACGGGAAGACCACATTGGCAATTAAATTCTGTGAAGATAAGGAAGTCAAAG CTGTATTCAAGAAAAATATCTTCTTTGTCCCCGTTTCGAAAGAGCCCAACTTAGATGTTATACAAGCGCTACGTCAACGCATGGCAGGACGAGATGATCCTCTACTGTTGGTCCTGGATGATGTTTGGTCCAATTCCGAATATCTTCTGAAGGAGTTTTATGATTTGAATTTGAGAAATTGCAAGATCTTGGTGACATCGAGAATTCAATTTCGAGGATTTGGCACTCCGTATAATCTCAAAGCTTTGAATGATGCAGATTCAATGACTCTTTTGCGTCATTCAGCATCCCTGGGAGATATCTCGTCTGTTCAAGATCTTCTGAGAGAG GTACTAGAGCACTGTAAGGGAGTTCCGCTTGCCATTTCAGTGATTGGGAAATCACTTTGCGGAAAAGATACAAATTTCTGGCGTTCAAGACTAGCAGACTGGTTTAAAGGTTCTATTCCTGATTTTGACGCTGAGTTGCTTCTTAGCCTTCAAAGTAGCATAGATGCCTTGGGTGACAACGAGGCTATCATCAGGGAATGTTTCATGGACCTTGCTTCATTTCCTGAAGGTCAAAGAATCTCTGCTGCTGCTTTCATTGATATGTGGGCAGAGTTATATAACCTAGATGAGGACTCTCTGTCCATTACGATCCTCCACGAGCTCGCCAGTAGAGGTCTGGCAAATCTTGTGATCACTAG GAATATAGAGATTCTGGATGACTACTACATCGAACACTTTGTTAGACAGCATGATCGGCTTAAAGACCTGGCTATCTACAATGCGAAACTAGACCCAATAGAATATAGAAAAAGCCTGATTGTCGTAAGTGGAGACAATCAACCCATCAACGCTAGCCGATTATGTATCTCCTCTGGTGGTCTCATCTCTCTCTTTAGAAAATGTAAATACGTGCAGAAGTCTCAACCCATCAATGCTCGCCTATTATCTATCTCCTCTG ATGGAAAGTCCTCAACACAATGGAAGAGTGTCCGTCTACCACAACTTGAGGTTCTAGTTTTGAATTTTACGACAGAGAACAATGCCGTACCTGAATTTGTGCAGAAAACTCACAAATTGAAGGCTCTAATAGTCACAAACTACGGTTCATTACCTACTGAATTGAGTAATTTTCATCTTCTGAAATCATTATCAAATCTGAAGAGAATCAGATTAGAGCGCATTTCAATTCATTCCATAACCAAGAACTTCGTACCATTGAATAGTCTAAAGAAGATATCTTTATACATGTGTAACATCGGTCAAGCTTTCTGCAATTGCTCCATCAAAATTTCAGATGCCTGGCCATGTCTAAAGGAAATGAATATCGATTATTGCGATGATTTGAGGGAACTGCCTACCGAGCTCTGTGATCTTGTTCATATGGAGATTCTTAGTATCACCAACTGCCATAAGCTATCTGGCTTGCCTGAAGAGATTGGAAAGCTGGAGAATTTGGAAGTATTGAGACTAAGGTCCTGTACAGACTTGGAAAGGCTTCCGGTCTCGATTGAGAGACTCACTAAGTTGTACCGTCTTGACATGTATAATTGTTTCAGTATTAAGGAGTTGCCTGAAGGCATTGATAAGATGAGCAGTTTAAGAAGGATCAATGTAGGACAATGCTCAAGATTGGACGAGTTGCCTGTATCAGTGTGGGTTCTTGACGTGCAGTTAGAGAAAGTGATTTGTGATGAAGAGAAGAAACATTTGTGGGAACCCTTCATAGCCAGAGACAAAATCAAGGTGGCAAAAGAACAACCAAATCTGAATTGGCTTGAAATGCCTCCGTTGTGA